A single region of the Podospora pseudopauciseta strain CBS 411.78 chromosome 1, whole genome shotgun sequence genome encodes:
- the FAS1_2 gene encoding beta subunit of fatty acid synthetase (COG:Q; EggNog:ENOG503NV76): MRPEVEQELAHTLLVELLAYQFASPVRWIETQDVFLAEKIAERIVEIGPADTLGVMAKRTLASKYEAYDAAKSVQRQILCYNKDAKEIYYDVDPVEEEPEPVAAAPSSSSAPAAAAAAPAAVAAAPPPPSAGPAASVPDAPVPAVDIVKALVAQKLKKGASDIPLGKAIKDLVGGKSTLQNEIVGDLGKEFGSTPEKPEDTPLDELGAALQATFDGNLGKTTQGLIARLISSKMPGGFNITTARKYLETRWGLGSGRQDGVLLLAITMEPAARLGSEADAKAFLDDVSQKYAASAGISLSTAAAAGPAGGSGGGMMMDPAAIEALTSDQKTFFKQQLELTARYLKVDIRAGDKAFQASQESSKVLQAQIDLWMAEHGDFYASGIEPVFTPLKARVYDSSWNWARQDALSMYYDIIFGRLQAVDREIVGKSIRIMNRSNPALLEFMQYHIDNCPTERGETYQLAKELGAMLIENCKEVLSADPVYKDVAVPTGPRTTVDARGNMKYEEVPRASCRKLEHYVQQMAEGGKISEYGSRTKVQNDLSKIYKLIKQQHKLPKTSQLEIKSLYSDIIRSLGMNESQIIPKENGKGASAAAGLVKKSKPKGKTETIPFLHLRKKTQHGWDYSKKLTSLYLDCLEEAAKDGVTFAGKYVLMTGAGAGSIGAEVLQGLITGGAKVVVTTSRFSREVTEYYQSMYARYGSRGSQLVVVPFNQGSVQDVNALVEYIYDPKTGLGWDLDFIVPFAAISEQGRQIDGIDSKSELAHRIMLTNLIRLLGNVKAQKAARGFETRPAQVILPLSPNHGTFGSDGLYSESKLGLETLFNRWHAEDWANYLTICGAIIGWTRGTGLMAGNNMVAEAVENFGVRTFSQQEMAFNLLGLMSPTVVDLCQNEPVFADLNGGLQFIPNLNEVMTKERKSITETSEIRRAVTKETAVENKIVNGEDSEVLYKKKVIEPRANLKYDFPTLPDWKSEVAPLNDKLKGMVDLDRVVVITGFAEVGPWGNSRTRWEMEAYGEFSLEGCIEMAWMMGLIRNHNGPIKGQPYSGWVDGKTGEPVEDKDIKAKYEKYILEHSGIRLIEPELFDGYDPNKKQLLQEVVIEEDLDPFQTSKETAEEFKREHGDKVEVFEIPESGEYTVRMRKGASLWIPKALRFDRLVAGQIPTGWDAKRYGIPEDIISQVDPVSLYVLVSTAEALLSSGITDPFEFYKYVHVSEVGNCIGGGLGGSTALRQMHVDRYKDKPVQNDILQESFINTIAAWVNMLLLSSSGPIKTPVGACATAVESVDIGYETIMEGKARICIVGGYDDFGEEGSYEFANMKATSNSVDEMAHGRTPAEMSRPTTTTRNGFMEAQGAGLQVIMTAKLALDMGVPIWGILALTTTASDKIGRSVPAPGQGVLTTAREHSGKFPSPLLDIKYRRRQIERRTRQIQGDKEAEHQYLADEAEALKSEGRSRGEIEEYVADRARHIEKEAERQTREVLRSFGNNFWKQDPSIAPLRGALATWGLTIDDLDVASFHGTSTKANDKNESSVICQQLEHLGRTKGNAVMGIFQKYLTGHPKGAAGAWMLNGCLQVLNSGLVPGNRNADNVDAIMEKFDHIVYPSRTLQTDGVKAFSVTSFGFGQKGAQAIGIHPKYLYATLDQQTFNSYKTRVEARQKKAYTYFHNGLINNALFVAKDKPPYTDEQLSQVLLNPDARVTEDKKTGQLIFPPNFMKLSEKTASATPASPQSGKAALEMMIGQAARALETANTQVGMDIEDIKSINTNSDTFLDRNFTEAEMKYCFSSSTGRSPQKAFAGRWSAKEAVFKALRVQGQGAGAALKDIEIVSDSTGSPTVKLHGYAQEAAQKAGIRYVNVSITYTDDHAAAIATAQL; this comes from the exons ATGCGTCCCGAAGTTGAGCAGGAGCTCGCCCACACGCTCCTTGTCGAGCTTCTCGCCTACCAGTTTGCTTCTCCTGTCAGATGGATTGAGACACAAGATGTGTTTCTTGCCGAGAAGATTGCCGAGCGTATCGTGGAAATCGGTCCCGCTGATACCCTTGGTGTAATGGCCAAGAGGACGCTCGCCTCCAAGTACGAAGCTTACGACGCCGCAAAGTCTGTTCAAAGACAAATTCTCTGCTACAACAAGGACGCCAAAGAGATTTACTACGATGTCGATCCAGTTGAAGAGGAGCCTGAGCCGGTAGCAGCCGCGCCAAGCTCTTCCAGTGCTCCCgctgcggctgcggcggccccagctgctgttgcggcggcacctccaccaccgagtGCTGGCCCTGCTGCCTCGGTGCCCGATGCGCCGGTGCCGGCCGTTGACATTGTGAAGGCTTTGGTTGCTCAAAAGCTCAAGAAGGGAGCATCTGACATTCCATTGGGCAAGGCCATCAAGGACTTGGTTGGTG GTAAATCCACACTTCAGAATGAAATCGTCGGTGACCTCGGGAAGGAGTTTGGCTCGACACCCGAAAAGCCCGAAGATACACCGCTTGATGAGCTCGGTGCTGCGTTGCAGGCCACTTTCGATGGCAACCTCGGCAAGACCACCCAGGGTCTTATCGCTCGTCTGATTTCTTCAAAGATGCCCGGTGGATTCAACATTACGACTGCGAGGAAGTACCTCGAGACGAGGTGGGGTTTGGGCTCCGGACGCCAAGACGGAGTTCTTCTGCTGGCCATCACTATGGAGCCAGCCGCGCGTCTGGGGTCCGAGGCTGATGCCAAGGCTTTCCTCGACGACGTATCCCAGAAGTACGCCGCCAGCGCTGGCATCAGCTTGTCCACCGCTGCGGCTGCTGGCCCAGCCGGCGGTTCCGGCGGCGGCATGATGATGGACCCGGCGGCGATTGAGGCTCTGACCAGCGACCAGAAGACGTTTTTCAAGCAACAGCTGGAGCTCACTGCGAGATATCTCAAGGTGGACATTCGTGCCGGAGACAAGGCTTTCCAGGCCTCCCAAGAGTCTTCCAAGGTCTTGCAGGCCCAGATTGATCTTTGGATGGCCGAGCATGGCGACTTCTACGCCTCTGGCATTGAGCCCGTTTTTACGCCGCTCAAGGCTCGCGTTTACGATTCGTCATGGAACTGGGCCCGTCAAGATGCTCTTAGCATGTACTACGACATCATTTTCGGGCGGTTGCAGGCTGTTGACCGTGAAATTGTTGGCAAAAGTATCCGGATCATGAACCGTTCCAACCCAGCTCTCCTCGAGTTCATGCAATATCACATCGACAACTGCCCAACAGAGCGTGGAGAGACCTATCAGCTTGCCAAAGAGCTCGGTGCCATGCTCATCGAGAACTGCAAGGAGGTGCTCTCTGCCGACCCTGTGTACAAGGATGTTGCGGTCCCTACCGGCCCACGCACCACTGTTGATGCTCGCGGCAACATGAAGTATGAGGAGGTTCCTCGCGCTAGCTGCAGAAAGCTCGAGCATTATGTCCAACAAATGGCCGAGGGTGGCAAGATTTCCGAGTACGGCAGCAGGACAAAGGTTCAGAATGATCTGTCCAAGATCTACAAGTTGatcaagcagcagcacaagCTTCCTAAGACATCGCAGCTCGAGATCAAGAGCTTGTACAGTGACATCATCCGCTCTCTTGGCATGAACGAGAGCCAGATCATTCCCAAGGAGAACGGCAAGGGTgccagcgccgccgccggtctCGTCAAAAAGTCCAAGCCCAAGGGCAAGACTGAGACCATTCCcttcctccatctccgcAAGAAGACTCAGCATGGCTGGGACTACAGCAAGAAGCTCACCAGCCTGTACCTTGACTGCTTGGAGGAAGCCGCCAAGGATGGTGTCACATTTGCTGGCAAGTATGTGCTCATGACTGGTGCTGGAGCTGGCTCCATCGGTGCCGAGGTTCTCCAGGGCCTCATCACTGGCGGTGCCAAGGTTGTTGTCACCACCTCTCGCTTCTCCCGTGAGGTGACCGAGTATTACCAGTCCATGTATGCTCGTTATGGCTCGCGCGGCTCTCAGCTCGTGGTCGTTCCCTTCAACCAGGGCAGTGTTCAGGATGTCAACGCCCTTGTCGAGTACATCTATGACCCCAAGACCGGCCTTGGCTGGGACTTGGACTTCATCGTTCCTTTTGCCGCCATTTCTGAGCAGGGTCGCCAGATCGATGGCATCGACTCCAAGTCTGAGCTTGCTCACCGCATCATGCTCACCAATCTCATCCGTCTTCTCGGAAACGTCAAGGCCCAGAAGGCCGCCCGTGGTTTCGAGACCCGTCCTGCTCAGGTCATTCTTCCCCTTTCTCCCAACCACGGCACGTTCGGCAGTGACGGTCTCTACTCCGAGTCCAAGCTTGGCCTCGAGACTCTCTTCAACAGGTGGCATGCCGAGGACTGGGCTAACTACCTCACCATTTGCGGTGCCATCATCGGCTGGACCCGTGGCACTGGTCTCATGGCTGGTAACAACATGGTGGCCGAGGCTGTCGAAAACTTTGGCGTGCGCACCTTCTCGCAGCAGGAAATGGCTTTCAACCTTCTTGGACTCATGTCTCCCACTGTCGTCGATTTGTGCCAGAATGAGCCCGTGTTTGCCGACTTGAACGGTGGTCTCCAGTTTATTCCCAACCTGAACGAGGTGATGACCAAGGAGCGCAAGTCCATCACCGAGACCAGCGAGATTCGTCGTGCCGTCACCAAGGAGACCGCTGTCGAGAACAAGATTGTCAATGGTGAAGATTCGGAGGTCCTctacaagaagaaggtcatCGAGCCTCGCGCCAATCTCAAGTACGACTTCCCCACCCTTCCCGACTGGAAGTCCGAGGTTGCTCCTCTCAACGACAAGCTCAAGGGCATGGTCGATCTCGACAGGGTTGTCGTCATTACTGGTTTCGCCGAGGTTGGTCCATGGGGCAACTCGAGGACTAGatgggagatggaggcgtACGGCGAGTTCTCCCTGGAGGGCTGCATCGAGATGGCCTGGATGATGGGTCTCATCAGGAATCACAACGGTCCCATCAAGGGCCAGCCATACTCCGGCTGGGTTGATGGCAAGACTGGCGAGCCTGTGGAGGACAAGGACATCAAGGCCAAATACGAAAAGTACATCTTGGAGCACTCCGGTATCCGTCTGATCGAGCCCGAGCTGTTCGATGGCTATGACCCCAACAAGAAGCAGCTCCTCCAGGAGGTCGTCATTGAGGAGGATCTGGATCCCTTCCAGACTTCCAAGGAGACCGCCGAGGAGTTCAAACGCGAGCATGGAGACAAGGTCGAGGTCTTTGAGATCCCTGAGAGTGGCGAGTACACTGTTCGTATGAGGAAGGGGGCATCCCTCTGGATTCCCAAGGCCCTTCGCTTCGACCGTCTCGTTGCTGGTCAGATCCCAACTGGCTGGGACGCCAAGCGCTACGGCATCCCTGAGGACATCATCAGCCAAGTCGACCCCGTTTCTCTGTACGTTCTCGTCTCGACTGCCGAGGCCCTCTTGTCCTCCGGTATCACAGATCCTTTCGAGTTCTACAAGTATGTCCATGTGTCCGAAGTGGGCAACTgcattggtggtggtcttggtggaTCAACGGCTCTCCGCCAGATGCACGTCGATCGCTACAAGGACAAGCCGGTCCAGAACGACATTCTTCAGGAGTCtttcatcaacaccatcgcTGCGTGGGTGAACATGTTGCTCCTCTCGTCTTCTGGCCCCATCAAGACCCCCGTCGGTGCTTGCGCTACTGCTGTTGAATCCGTCGACATCGGTTATGAGACCATCATGGAGGGCAAGGCCCGCATCTGCATCGTCGGTGGTTATGATGActttggtgaggagggctcGTACGAGTTCGCCAACATGAAAGCCACCAGCAACTCTGTTGACGAGATGGCCCATGGCCGCACTCCTGCCGAGATGTCCAgacccaccaccacgactAGAAACGGCTTCATGGAAGCTCAGGGTGCCGGTCTCCAGGTCATCATGACTGCCAAGCTCGCTCTCGACATGGGTGTTCCCATTTGGGGCATTCTTGCCCTCACCACGACCGCCTCTGACAAGATCGGACGCTCCGTCCCTGCTCCCGGCCAGGGTgttctcaccaccgcccgtGAGCATTCCGGCAAGTTCCCCTCGCCACTTCTGGACATCAAGTACAGAAGGCGCCAGATCGAGAGGCGCACTCGCCAGATCCAGGGTGATAAGGAAGCCGAGCACCAATACCTCGCCGACGAGGCTGAGGCTCTCAAGTCTGAGGGTCGGTCGCGTGGTGAGATTGAGGAGTATGTCGCAGACCGGGCCAGGCACAtcgagaaggaggccgagaggcAAACTCGCGAGGTGTTGCGCAGCTTTGGCAACAACTTCTGGAAGCAGGATCCCAGCATCGCTCCCCTGCGTGGCGCTCTGGCCACTTGGGGTCTCACCATCGACGATCTTGACGTTGCTTCTTTCCACGGCACGTCCACCAAGGCCAACGACAAGAACGAGTCTTCTGTTATTTGCCAACAGCTCGAGCATCTCGGCCGTACCAAGGGCAATGCCGTCATGGGTATCTTCCAGAAGTATCTCACAGGTCATCCCAAGGGTGCTGCCGGTGCCTGGATGTTGAACGGCTGCCTGCAGGTTCTCAACAGTGGTCTCGTGCCCGGTAACCGCAACGCTGACAACGTCGACGCCATCATGGAGAAGTTTGATCACATCGTCTACCCCAGCCGTACTCTCCAGACCGATGGCGTCAAGGCTTTCTCGGTCACCTCTTTTGGTTTCGGCCAGAAGGGTGCTCAGGCTATCGGTATCCACCCCAAGTATCTGTATGCCACTCTTGACCAGCAGACCTTCAACTCGTACAAGACTAGGGTTGAGGCTCGCCAGAAGAAGGCCTACACGTACTTCCACAACGGCCTGATCAACAACGCGCTGTTCGTTGCAAAGGACAAGCCCCCATATACCGATGAGCAGCTCAGCCAGGTTCTCCTCAACCCCGATGCTCGCGTCACGGAAGACAAGAAGACTGGCCAGCTCATCTTCCCTCCCAACTTCATGAAGCTTTCTGAGAAGACTGCTTCCGCCACGCCTGCTTCTCCTCAGAGCGGCAAGGCAGCtttggagatgatgattGGGCAGGCCGCGAGGGCACTTGAGACGGCCAACACTCAGGTGGGTATGGATATTGAGGACATCAAGTcgatcaacaccaacagcgACACTTTCCTTGACCGCAACTTcaccgaggccgagatgAAGTACTgcttctcgtcctccacTGGGCGGTCGCCTCAGAAGGCGTTTGCTGGCCGATGGAGTGCCAAGGAGGCCGTCTTCAAGGCCCTGCGTGTCCAGGGACAAGGAGCGGGTGCGGCTCTGAAGGATATTGAGATCGTTTCAGACAGCACTGGCTCACCAACAGTCAAG CTGCACGGTTACGCTCAAGAAGCCGCTCAGAAGGCTGGTATCAGATACGTCAACGTGTCCATCACATACACCGATGACCACGCGGCCGCCATTGCCACAGCGCAGCTCTGA
- a CDS encoding hypothetical protein (COG:F; COG:Q; EggNog:ENOG503NU83; MEROPS:MER0037714), producing the protein MGDIGFSTAAVSETRPPAKNKIFLGTFIHSKTLSELEYLHNAAVAVDSLGTIVAVSPDTDIAKAKSTLLPQLNWPSDDTDMVVAKAGQFFFPGFIDTHLHASQYPNVGLFGNSTLLDWLNTYTFPLEASLSSLPKAQKVYSRVIRKTLSHGTTTAAYYATIDVPATNLLADLCLSSGQRALIGRVCMDQLGPSYYLDESPAESLAKTKQCIDHVLSKDPKMELITPIITPRFAPACSAPLMKELGQLAKETDLPVQTHISENKNEIALVASLFPDAGDSYAEVYDTFGLLTPRTILAHAVHLTEKEADLVTERKSKVSHCPCSNSAITSGAARVRWLLDKGIEVGLGTDMSGGYSPSVLEAARHAVLVSRHICMDEGKSEERDKLSVEEVLYLATRGGAKVVGMEDKIGGLEVGMEWDAQLVKLHEVDEEEEEEGNVDVFGWESWEEKIAKWVYNGDDRNTKKVWVRGRLVHERK; encoded by the coding sequence ATGGGGGATATCGGCTTCTCCACCGCTGCCGTGAGCGAGACAAGGCCACCAGCGAAGAACAAGATCTTCCTTGGCACTTTCATCCACTCCAAGACTCTCAGCGAACTCGAGTATCTTCACAATGCCGCCGTAGCAGTTGACAGTCTCGGCACCATTGTCGCTGTCTCCCCGGACACCGACATCGCCAAGGCCAAAAGCAcactcctcccccagctgAACTGGCCCTCTGATGATACCGACATGGTTGTCGCCAAAGCCGGCCAGTTCTTTTTCCCAGGCTTCATCGACACCCACCTCCACGCCTCGCAGTATCCCAACGTTGGCCTCTTTGGCAACTCGACCCTCCTGGACTGGTTGAACACTTACACTTTCCCCTTGGAGGCGTCTTTATCCTCGCTCCCAAAAGCCCAAAAGGTCTACTCCCGTGTCATCCGCAAGACACTTTCTCACGGCACAACCACTGCGGCGTACTATGCCACCATTGACGTCCCCGCCACCAATCTCCTGGCAGATTTGTGCCTCTCTTCTGGCCAGCGCGCCCTGATCGGGAGAGTATGCATGGATCAACTTGGCCCATCCTACTACCTCGACGAATCCCCAGCGGAATCCCTCGCCAAAACAAAGCAGTGCATCGATCACGTCTTGTCCAAAGACCCCAAGATGGAGCTaatcacccccatcatcaccccccgtTTCGCACCCGCTTGTTCGGCCCCCCTGATGAAGGAGCTAGGCCAACTAGCAAAAGAAACCGACCTCCCTGTTCAGACACACATCAGTGAAAACAAAAACGAGATAGCCCTCGTGGCGAGTCTGTTCCCAGACGCAGGGGATAGCTACGCAGAGGTGTACGACACGTTTGGGCTGCTGACGCCAAGAACGATCCTGGCGCATGCGGTGCACCtgacagaaaaagaagcggaTTTGGTCACGGAGAGGAAGAGCAAAGTCAGCCATTGCCCTTGCTCCAACTCGGCGATTACCTCTGGagcggcgagggtgaggtggttgttggatAAGGGGATCGAGGTTGGGCTGGGGACGGATATGAGCGGGGGGTACTCGCCTAGTGTGCTCGAGGCGGCGAGGCATGCGGTTTTGGTGAGCAGGCATATTTGTATGGATGAGGGGAAGTCGGAAGAGAGGGATAAGTTGAgcgtggaggaggttttgtaCCTGGCTACGAGGGGAGGGGCGAAGGTTGTGGGGATGGAGGACAAGATTggtgggttggaggtggggatGGAGTGGGATGCTCAGCTTGTAAAACTTCATGAggtggatgaagaggaggaggaggagggaaatgTCGATGTGTTTGGATGGGAGAgttgggaggagaagattgcGAAGTGGGTATATAATGGTGATGATAGGAATACAAAGAAGGtgtgggtgagggggaggttggttcATGAGAGGAAGTGA
- a CDS encoding hypothetical protein (EggNog:ENOG503PUHE) yields the protein MRATTTILFIASLASTAFGAATKMFDDENCQNEVDKKVFNGFSTGDAPLTDNIKSIRTDSRVDTWFAYQRNDGEGCKGDLITRVNNGDCIKVSDLGIGCTRLCASGLGAGSCVATTIP from the exons ATGcgtgccaccaccaccatcctcttcatcgcttccctcgcctccaccgccttcgGTGCTGCGACCAAGATGTTTGACGACGAGAACTG CCAAAATGAAGTCGACAAAAAGGTCTTTAACGGCTTCTCCACCGGTGACGCTCCCCTCACCGACAACATCAAATCCATCCGCACCGACTCCCGCGTCGACACCTGGTTTGCCTACCAGCGCAACGACGGCGAGGGGTGCAAGGGCGACCTCATCACCAGAGTCAACAACGGTGATTGCATCAAGGTTTCTGACTTGGGCATTGGATGCACGCGGTTGTGTGCCAGTGGTTTGGGTGCTGGCAGCTGTGTTGCTACCACTATCCCTTAA
- a CDS encoding hypothetical protein (EggNog:ENOG503PGFQ) gives MSTQGLLAKGVPPQPLWLLYIKIAILVLSLVTLALGAWAVSIFGGYAGGYGGPTGAGGLVIFTAIWSFIVYGGAAAIEIWAPHFFYRIGALVGYILHIIFWLSAWAWSASAASFWLSYTYGFGFYDSVWKREGQALGACAGLGALIWVLSIVHLVFFIRASLADPEGSGPAPGTAGQAELGQVKPEQQYPAQQTYPVQQTQ, from the exons ATGTCGACTCAAGGTCTCCTTGCAAAGGGCgttccccctcaacccctctGGCTCCTCTACATCAAGATCGCGATTTTGGTGCTCTCACTCGTCACACTCGCTCTCGGTGCTTGGGCCGTATCAATCTTTGGTGGCTATGCTGGAGGATATGGTGGCCCAACTGGCGCCGGTGGTCTTGTCATCTTCACA GCTATCTGGTCCTTCATCGTCTACGGCGGCGCCGCAGCCATTGAGATCTGGGCCCCTCACTTCTTCTATCGCATCGGCGCTCTGGTCGGTTACATCCTCCACATCATCTTTTGGCTCTCCGCCTGGGCCTGGTCTGCCAGCGCCGCTTCCTTCTGGCTCTCATACACGTATGGCTTTGGTTTCTACGACTCTGTGTGGAAGAGAGAGGGCCAGGCTCTCGGTGCCTGCGCCGGTCTCGGTGCTTTGATCTG GGTTCTTTCCATTGTGCACTTGGTCTTCTTCATCCGTGCCTCCCTGGCTGATCCTGAGGGGTCTGGCCCGGCCCCTGGCACCGCCGGCCAAGCTGAGCTCGGCCAGGTCAAGCCTGAGCAGCAGTACCCCGCACAG CAAACCTATCCTGTCCAGCAGACTCAATAG
- a CDS encoding hypothetical protein (EggNog:ENOG503PADX; COG:E) — translation MFTSKSLTALAIGLGAIASQAKAEKSTFDSDLTWVSTDSSLPKVVIYNARGTILSASKYGRLDNINYGSGPPVTVDHMIGNVTEVLKVAQLAVVSFPVTGGSAGLNSSLYLNITQHANRHLCTEGSDIAGGIMFHGTNTLEETAFGVDLTLNCSKPFVATGAMRPDTYISPDGRSNFFQAVATAVSPDARDRGGLIAFNDRITSIYYSTKSNANTPDTFRSIEQGNVGAFLGGQPYFYFSGPSYPTGRPHFDVTNTTELPAVVVLYGHLWIEGFDASLMYAAVANGAKGIVHMGSGAASLSPSAREAAAELYKQGIPVVTVTRSVTGTGMPGIEKGPVFYASYLQGPQARIMLQLAINAGYTLDEIRNLFEAPLRSAIYAPAPNSEWFAEV, via the exons ATGTTCACTTCGAAATCCCTCACAGCGTTGGCCATCGGCCTTGGTGCCATTGCATCCCAAGCCAAAGCTGAGAAGTCTACTTTTGACTCGGATCTTACTTGGGTCTCAACAGATTCTTCTTTGCCCAAGGTTGTCATCTACAACGCTCGCGGTACAATTCTCTCCGCATCCAAGTACGGCCGGctcgacaacatcaactATGGATCTGGTCCCCCAGTTACCGTTGACCACATGATCGGAAACGTCACTGAGGTCCTCAAGGTGGCTCAGTTGGCTGTTGTTTCTTTCCCAGTCACAGGAGGAAGTGCCGGCCTCAACAGCTCACTCTACCTCAACATCACACAGCATGCCAACCGTCATCTCTGCACCGAGGGCTCAGACATAGCAGGTGGCATCATGTTCCACGGAACCAACACCCTCGAGGAGACAGCCTTTGGCGTCGACCTGACCCTCAACTGCTCCAAGCCATTCGTCGCTACCGGTGCCATGAGACCCGATACCTACATCTCCCCCGATGGCCGCTCCAACTTCTTCCAGGCTGTCGCCACAGCCGTTTCCCCCGATGCGAGGGACAGGGGTGGTTTGATCGCCTTCAACGATCGTATCACCTCCATCTACTATTCCACCAAGTCCAACGCCAACACCCCCGACACCTTCAGGTCGATCGAGCAGGGCAACGTCGGTGCTTTCCTCGGAGGTCAACCGTACTTCTACTTCAGCGGACCAAGCTACCCCACCGGCCGCCCACACTTTGACGTGACGAACACCACTGAGCTTCCTGCCGTTGTCGTCCTCTATGGTCACC TTTGGATAGAGGGCTTCGACGCCTCGCTCATGTACGCAGCTGTTGCCAATGGTGCCAA GGGTATCGTTCACATGGGCTCTGGCGCCGCttctctctccccctccgcccgcGAGGCTGCCGCCGAGCTCTACAAGCAGGGCATCCCTGTCGTGACTGTCACCCGTTCCGTGACCGGCACTGGTATGCCCGGTATTGAGAAGGGTCCTGT CTTCTACGCTAGCTACCTCCAGGGCCCTCAGGCCAGAATCATGCTTCAGCTCGCCATTAACGCCGGTTACACTCTTGATGAGATCCGGAATTTGTTTGAGGCTCCTTTGAGGAGTGCCATCTATGCCCCTGCTCCCAACAGCGAGTGGTTTGCCGAGGTGTAA
- a CDS encoding hypothetical protein (EggNog:ENOG503P0H5) → MKFDWSTKNSKSNMVQWAAFYSNCEHEVLPVSKGYRLTLTCNLYAERISEAKLARFMEVELPLMKYARNIINDKTFMPKGGYLGFYTSHAYSHTSEIFSVSAIKGIDRAIWQGFLSLGYHVDLRPVLITERYEDDSYRYVMGKYFPAETYQNWQVDDETHLKCLIKSWGISRVKVQRGCVDE, encoded by the exons ATGAAGTTCGATTGGTCAACCAAGAACTCCAAAAGCAACATGGTTCAATGGGCCGCGTTCTACAGCAATTGCGAACACGAGGTCCTTCCTGTCTCAAAGGGATACCGACTTACATTGACGTGCAATCTGTACGCCGAACGCATTTCCGAAGCTAAACTGGCCAGGTTCATGGAAGTCGAGCTTCCTCTGATGAAGTATGCACGAAATATAATAAACGACAAGACTTTCATGCCTAAAG GCGGTTACCTTGGTTTCTACACCTCGCACGCGTATTCGCACACATCGGAGATCTTTTCCGTCTCGGCCATCAAAGGCATTGACCGAGCGATCTGGCAAGGTTTCCTGTCCCTGGGCTACCACGTCGACCTACGCCCGGTTCTCATCACTGAGAGGTACGAGGACGACTCGTACAGATATGTGATGGGAAAGTACTTTCCGGCGGAAACCTACCAGAATTGGCAAGTCGATGACGAAACTCATCTTAAATGTTTGATTAAGAGTTGGGGCATCAGCCGCGTCAAAGTTCAGAGAGGTTGTGTGGATGAATGA
- a CDS encoding hypothetical protein (EggNog:ENOG503Q5B6; COG:S): MPYNLRQKSKPVVNMSPIEVEDNMMTLVEELKTVMDTTTRLYILTPSLSVGILETALSTLASRSKITFPEGPHGKQDELLRALVADMLPATFGKAGKDVCDEKYRKALKRRPYPVLDQFPPLPCRHH; this comes from the exons ATGCCTTATAACTTGCGCCAAAAGTCGAAGCCAGTTGTCAACATGAGTCCAATCGAGGTCGAAGACAATATGATGACTcttgtggaggagttgaagacCGTGATGGACACCA CGACAAGGCTGTACATCTTGACCCCATCGCTCTCCGTTGGGATCCTCGAGACTGCTCTATCTACCCTTGCATCCCGCTCTAAGATTACCTTTCCAGAAGGTCCTCATGGGAAGCAAGATGAGCTCTTACGCGCCCTCGTCGCCGATATGCTCCCTGCAACCTTTGGCAAGGCCGGAAAGGACGTATGTGATGAGAAATATCGCAAGGCGCTGAAGCGTCGACCCTACCCAGTTCTCGACCAATTTCCGCCCTTACCATGTCGGCATCATTGA
- a CDS encoding hypothetical protein (COG:S; EggNog:ENOG503PCK1) encodes MDVLTGNQSIAFSCNKNLMKTKVASLVLIRTVPVIETQGEWEWKEVAEESNYAEILSSIQKAGYEAIEVLFHLCVQSYDIRVDKGKQTTTVANSTLTPIPGLENYGATYEAIQVIGTEMKALLMTYAQERPVQSEERPEDIYLDLLFDSISRSLWTSIFLEPENLLDPGRATDRIKKIFMNFAIGLSRG; translated from the exons ATGGACGTGCTAACTGGAAACCAGAGCATTGCATTCTCTTGCAATAAGAATCTTATGAAGACAAAAGTAGCGTCTTTGGTACTGATCCGCACAGTTCCGGTGATTGAAACGCAGGGAGAAtgggagtggaaggaggtTGCCGAGGAATCCAACTACGCGGAGATTCTCAGCTCGATCCAGAAGGCTGGCTACGAGGCTATCGAagtcctcttccacctctgTGTTCAGTCATATGATATCCGCGTAGACAAAGgcaaacaaaccaccaccgtAGCGAACTCTACATTGACACCGA TCCCGGGACTTGAAAACTACGGGGCCACATACGAGGCGATCCAGGTCATTGGAACAGAGATGAAAGCGCTTCTCATGACTTATGCTCAGGAGCGTCCTGTGCAATCAGAAGAGCGTCCGGAAGACATTTACCTGGATCTGTTGTTTGATAGTATTTCCCGGTCGCTCTGGACAAGCATCTTTCTTGAGCCCGAAAATCTGCTTGATCCTGGGCGGGCGACAGATCGCATCAAGAAGATCTTCATGAACTTTGCTATTGGTCTGTCACGTGGGTAA